A portion of the Acidisarcina polymorpha genome contains these proteins:
- a CDS encoding amidohydrolase family protein, protein MRPPGTAGRTRRAGDQFWKDLGLLVRDDDGELFRIDDERLAPIFDKAAELVTPVMFHTADPSAFFLPIDASNERYEELAAHPEWGFHGSQYSKEELLDQRDRVFARHPKTTFVAAHVAESGEDLSRATKLLETYPNVLIDISARASELGRQPYSARRLFLRFPDRILFGAELLPQETMYRLYFRFLETEDEYFKYPSHASTRGRWNIYGLNLPDEVLLKVFRENALRLLR, encoded by the coding sequence GTGCGACCGCCTGGAACAGCTGGTCGAACGAGGCGCGCAGGGGATCAATTCTGGAAAGACCTGGGGCTGCTTGTTCGAGACGACGATGGCGAGCTTTTTAGGATCGACGACGAGAGGCTCGCTCCGATCTTTGACAAGGCCGCGGAGCTGGTGACCCCGGTCATGTTTCACACTGCTGACCCCAGTGCGTTCTTTCTGCCGATCGATGCCTCCAATGAACGGTATGAGGAGCTTGCTGCCCATCCGGAGTGGGGTTTTCACGGCTCTCAATATTCGAAAGAGGAACTGCTCGATCAGAGAGACCGGGTCTTCGCGAGGCATCCAAAGACGACTTTTGTAGCTGCCCATGTTGCGGAGAGCGGCGAGGACCTCAGCCGCGCGACGAAGCTGCTCGAGACTTATCCGAATGTGCTGATCGACATCAGCGCGCGGGCTTCGGAGCTGGGACGCCAGCCGTATTCGGCGCGGCGGCTCTTTCTGCGCTTTCCGGACCGGATTTTGTTTGGTGCAGAGCTGCTGCCCCAAGAGACAATGTATCGGCTTTACTTCCGCTTTCTCGAAACCGAGGACGAGTATTTCAAGTATCCCTCGCACGCTTCGACACGGGGACGGTGGAACATCTATGGACTGAATCTGCCGGACGAGGTCCTGCTCAAGGTCTTTCGCGAAAACGCGCTCCGTCTGCTGCGCTAA
- a CDS encoding MFS transporter, which yields MPVKIMPGQPTNPIEAKHTPPTTSGKSAGGNVRWRIGWVLFCSTVINYISRQTFSVLSPMITAQFHLTHTQLGKIMGAFQVSYAFTWLIGGIILDIVGTRIGLAAAVILWSTVNMITGLASSAFGFAAFRFMLGIGEGFNWPGAGKAVAEWFPDQERSLAVAVFDSGSSVGGMIAALAIPWIALSVGWRWAFIFSGSLGFIWLFVWLRVYHPLDRHPRVTGSEATYIRSGQTARAKSIAAGWGRWGNLLRERNLWGVVLGRALTDPIWWFYVFWLPQYLSDARGFSLQRIALFAWIPFVAADIGNFTGGALSGYWVRRGMPVLEARLWVCAISCVPMLAGIPAARVHNSYFALALICVALWGFASWSTMGLTLPADLFPQDVVATVTGVSGLAAGLAGSVFTYIVGVTADRFSYGPAFLVAGLMPLAATAAIYMLIDRRAPSATSARNLDEPGPMNRRRDER from the coding sequence ATGCCAGTCAAGATCATGCCGGGGCAGCCGACCAATCCAATCGAAGCGAAGCATACACCACCCACGACATCGGGGAAGAGTGCCGGCGGGAATGTACGGTGGCGCATTGGCTGGGTACTCTTCTGCTCCACCGTCATCAACTACATAAGCCGCCAGACCTTTTCAGTTCTATCTCCCATGATCACGGCGCAGTTCCATCTCACCCACACGCAGCTGGGGAAGATTATGGGCGCGTTCCAGGTTTCCTATGCGTTTACCTGGCTGATCGGCGGAATTATTCTCGACATTGTCGGCACGCGTATCGGGCTGGCGGCAGCCGTCATTCTCTGGTCGACGGTCAACATGATTACCGGTCTGGCGAGTTCGGCTTTTGGTTTCGCTGCCTTTCGGTTCATGCTGGGTATCGGAGAAGGCTTCAACTGGCCGGGAGCCGGGAAGGCCGTCGCTGAATGGTTTCCCGATCAAGAGAGGAGCCTTGCTGTCGCAGTCTTTGACAGCGGCTCAAGTGTTGGCGGAATGATCGCGGCACTCGCGATTCCCTGGATCGCACTCTCGGTTGGGTGGAGATGGGCGTTCATCTTTTCCGGCTCACTGGGATTCATCTGGCTCTTTGTGTGGTTGCGGGTTTATCACCCACTCGACCGTCATCCGCGAGTAACCGGGAGCGAGGCCACCTATATTCGTTCGGGACAGACGGCGCGCGCAAAATCCATAGCCGCTGGGTGGGGCCGCTGGGGGAATCTGTTGCGGGAGCGGAATCTATGGGGTGTTGTCCTAGGTCGCGCCCTCACCGACCCGATCTGGTGGTTTTACGTGTTCTGGCTTCCGCAGTACCTGAGCGATGCTCGTGGCTTCAGCCTGCAACGGATCGCACTCTTTGCCTGGATCCCGTTTGTCGCCGCTGACATTGGAAACTTTACGGGGGGCGCGCTCTCCGGCTATTGGGTGCGGCGGGGCATGCCCGTACTTGAGGCGCGGCTTTGGGTGTGCGCCATCAGCTGCGTTCCCATGCTTGCCGGCATTCCCGCGGCGAGGGTGCATAATTCCTATTTCGCATTGGCTTTGATCTGTGTCGCACTTTGGGGATTCGCGAGCTGGTCGACGATGGGCCTGACGCTCCCTGCGGATCTCTTCCCTCAGGATGTCGTGGCGACGGTTACGGGGGTAAGCGGTCTCGCGGCAGGATTGGCGGGCTCCGTCTTTACATACATCGTTGGCGTAACAGCGGACCGCTTCTCATATGGGCCGGCCTTTCTTGTGGCCGGTCTAATGCCTCTGGCGGCAACCGCCGCCATCTACATGCTCATCGACCGACGTGCACCCTCGGCAACCTCGGCGAGGAATTTGGACGAGCCGGGACCAATGAATCGCCGTCGGGACGAACGTTAG
- a CDS encoding carboxypeptidase-like regulatory domain-containing protein, which translates to MCLTRVTHKTKLYISVLASLGLYMLSFTAPVLAQTAGTGSIQGSVLDQTGAAIPNATVTATDVATQVKHAATSSSTGLYSFPSLPIGNYLVDSDAAGFQHYRQSNIVLDVGSSIAVNVSMKPGNVNQVVEVRAAGLALQTEDSSLKQTVDEKTLTALPLNGRQMTDLVTLMGGAVNANEGNDVQGSKTFYSSAVISIAGGQGNFTDYRLDGGDHNDYMTNINLPFPFPDAVAQFSVETTDLGAQSGLHPGGLVNVVTRSGSNDWHGSAFEFIRNNYIDATNFFSTSKDTLHQNQFGGTFGGRIIRDKLFFFAGYQRLNSGQSQSLTPAYVPTAANLAGDFSATENSACQTSPIQLVNPQTGALLPNNHIDPSLFNVTALALDKYLPAPTNACGLVTFAIPSKVTENQFVTRGDWSINAQHSLYGRYWIDDYQHPAFFSPTNILITGQTGNYERVQSITLGETYIPTPHLVNTFHATGSRRRINRGPAPEGINPATLGIDMYSTAPVSLNLQVTDKWSIYSGAPATFNVNTFAFADDITWVHGKHQIAFGGEFVRSQFNENNVYQGNGSFNFSGVYSQFGPAGQSPGATGADANLDFLTGSMNSFEQSSPQLDALRAPIPSLYIMDTYHLNDKIVLTGGVRWAPEFFPTDYFGRGSTFSIKNFLNGTVSSVYPNAPAGSLFYGDAGVPKAMTKNSLWQFSPRAGATIDLKGDGKLVFRVGGAMVYDLVNFFMGQNMNVNPPFSQSIANNPVNQPLNFSSPWSNGTVTTNPFPAPIKPNPDIAFQPGSQYIVLPRQYQPPVMFQYTVSIQQEFAHGWQFQIDYIGNRTNYNSYALPMSPAVYIPGNCGDGPCSTLGNTASRFSLTLANPAAGPYYAGGGQGSTFVVTGANSSYNGLITTIQHRLSSSFVLMANYTWSHCIDIADSVGDTEAVTVQDPANIKADRANCGFDFRHVFNTLLVATSHFPLTGAAGLIVNHWEFAPLVHATDGAPFTVITGVDNSLTDIGNDRPDLVPSTALYTHNKIKSGQSINAQFINPGAFAPNAIGTYGSVARDQFRGPKFLQVDSALSRILPIHERLNLALRLEAFNLLNHPNFATPESGGYIGQTTSLTSPTFGQITATTNNYGARIFQGAVKLNF; encoded by the coding sequence ATGTGCCTAACTAGAGTGACACACAAAACAAAATTGTATATTTCCGTTCTGGCGAGTCTCGGTCTGTACATGCTGTCTTTCACAGCGCCAGTCCTGGCGCAGACGGCGGGTACGGGCAGCATTCAGGGAAGTGTTCTCGATCAGACCGGCGCGGCCATTCCGAACGCGACGGTGACGGCTACCGACGTTGCAACACAGGTTAAGCATGCGGCGACGAGCAGCAGCACCGGCCTGTACAGCTTTCCGAGTCTTCCCATCGGGAACTACCTTGTCGACTCAGACGCTGCAGGATTCCAGCACTATCGCCAGTCGAACATTGTGCTCGATGTGGGCAGCAGTATAGCTGTCAATGTGAGCATGAAGCCAGGAAACGTTAATCAGGTGGTCGAGGTGCGGGCCGCTGGTCTTGCACTCCAGACCGAAGATAGCTCGCTGAAGCAGACGGTCGATGAAAAGACGCTCACCGCGCTGCCCCTCAATGGAAGGCAGATGACCGACCTCGTCACGCTTATGGGAGGCGCGGTGAATGCCAATGAGGGAAATGATGTTCAAGGAAGCAAGACGTTCTATAGCTCAGCGGTCATCTCCATTGCCGGCGGACAAGGGAACTTCACCGATTACCGGCTGGATGGGGGCGACCACAACGACTACATGACCAATATCAATCTTCCCTTCCCGTTCCCTGACGCAGTCGCGCAGTTCAGCGTAGAGACGACAGACCTCGGCGCACAGAGTGGACTGCACCCGGGAGGCCTCGTCAATGTGGTTACTCGCTCCGGATCCAATGACTGGCATGGCTCGGCCTTTGAGTTCATTCGCAATAACTACATCGATGCGACGAACTTCTTTTCGACATCGAAAGATACTTTGCATCAGAACCAGTTTGGCGGCACCTTCGGCGGCAGGATCATTCGCGACAAGCTGTTTTTCTTTGCCGGATATCAGCGGCTCAACAGCGGCCAAAGCCAGTCGTTGACTCCTGCTTATGTTCCGACGGCCGCCAACCTGGCCGGCGACTTCTCTGCAACCGAGAACTCAGCCTGCCAGACGAGCCCTATCCAATTGGTCAATCCACAAACGGGCGCACTCCTGCCGAACAACCATATCGATCCGTCTCTTTTCAATGTCACAGCTCTTGCGTTAGACAAATATCTTCCTGCGCCGACCAACGCGTGCGGTCTTGTAACCTTCGCAATTCCCTCGAAGGTGACTGAGAACCAATTCGTGACCCGCGGGGATTGGTCGATCAATGCGCAACACAGCCTGTATGGACGCTATTGGATCGATGACTACCAGCACCCGGCTTTTTTCTCGCCGACCAACATTCTTATCACTGGACAAACCGGCAACTACGAGCGTGTGCAGTCAATCACGCTGGGCGAAACCTATATTCCAACCCCTCACCTCGTTAATACCTTCCACGCGACGGGATCACGGCGGCGCATCAATCGAGGTCCGGCCCCCGAAGGCATCAACCCGGCCACCCTGGGCATCGACATGTACAGCACCGCGCCGGTCAGCCTCAATCTGCAAGTCACCGATAAGTGGAGCATCTATTCGGGTGCGCCAGCGACGTTCAATGTGAATACCTTTGCCTTTGCGGACGATATCACCTGGGTGCATGGCAAGCATCAGATCGCTTTTGGCGGCGAATTCGTACGTTCCCAGTTCAACGAGAACAACGTCTATCAAGGCAATGGGTCTTTCAACTTCAGTGGCGTTTACAGCCAGTTTGGACCCGCCGGGCAGAGCCCGGGCGCTACGGGCGCAGATGCAAATCTGGATTTCCTCACCGGGTCGATGAACAGTTTCGAACAGAGCAGTCCGCAGCTGGATGCGTTGCGCGCACCGATTCCGAGCCTTTACATCATGGACACCTATCACCTCAACGATAAGATCGTCTTGACCGGCGGCGTTCGCTGGGCGCCGGAGTTTTTTCCGACGGACTATTTTGGCCGCGGCTCTACGTTCAGCATAAAAAACTTTCTCAATGGCACCGTGAGCAGCGTCTATCCCAACGCCCCGGCGGGCAGCCTGTTCTATGGAGACGCCGGCGTTCCCAAAGCCATGACGAAAAACTCTCTCTGGCAGTTCTCTCCACGGGCTGGAGCGACGATCGATCTGAAGGGAGACGGCAAGCTTGTCTTCCGTGTCGGCGGAGCCATGGTCTATGACCTGGTGAATTTCTTCATGGGCCAGAACATGAACGTAAACCCGCCGTTTTCACAGTCCATCGCGAATAATCCCGTGAATCAGCCCTTAAACTTCTCGAGCCCGTGGTCTAACGGCACGGTCACGACCAATCCGTTTCCCGCGCCGATCAAGCCTAATCCGGATATAGCGTTTCAGCCTGGATCGCAGTACATAGTTCTGCCGCGCCAGTACCAGCCGCCGGTGATGTTCCAATACACCGTAAGCATACAGCAGGAGTTTGCGCATGGCTGGCAGTTCCAGATCGACTACATCGGCAACCGGACCAACTACAACAGCTACGCGTTGCCGATGAGTCCCGCGGTTTATATTCCCGGCAATTGCGGCGACGGTCCGTGCTCGACGCTTGGCAATACGGCGTCGCGGTTTTCCCTGACGCTTGCGAATCCAGCGGCGGGCCCCTACTACGCGGGGGGCGGTCAAGGCTCTACCTTCGTGGTTACGGGAGCCAACTCAAGTTACAACGGACTCATCACGACCATTCAACACCGCCTGTCGTCGAGCTTTGTATTGATGGCCAATTACACCTGGTCTCACTGCATCGACATCGCCGACAGTGTCGGCGATACAGAAGCCGTCACGGTGCAGGACCCAGCCAATATCAAAGCCGACCGCGCCAATTGTGGCTTTGACTTCCGCCATGTCTTCAATACCTTACTAGTGGCCACGAGCCATTTTCCGCTCACCGGGGCTGCGGGCCTGATCGTGAATCACTGGGAGTTCGCTCCGCTTGTTCATGCAACCGATGGAGCGCCTTTTACGGTGATCACGGGCGTGGACAATTCGCTCACCGATATCGGGAACGATCGTCCTGATCTGGTTCCGTCGACTGCTTTGTATACCCATAACAAGATCAAGAGCGGACAATCGATCAACGCTCAGTTCATCAACCCCGGCGCCTTCGCGCCGAACGCGATCGGAACATACGGGAGTGTGGCGCGCGACCAGTTCCGCGGCCCGAAGTTCCTTCAAGTCGACAGCGCCTTGAGCCGAATCTTACCCATCCACGAGCGTCTGAATCTTGCGCTTCGTCTGGAGGCATTCAACCTGCTAAATCATCCCAACTTTGCGACCCCGGAAAGCGGCGGCTATATTGGACAGACTACCTCCCTGACCTCACCAACATTTGGACAGATCACAGCCACAACCAACAACTATGGAGCCAGGATCTTCCAGGGAGCGGTGAAGCTGAACTTTTAA